In a single window of the Caulobacter soli genome:
- a CDS encoding argininosuccinate synthase produces MAAKPVKKVVLAYSGGLDTSIILKWLQTEYGAEVITFTADLGQGEEIEPARAKALAAGVKPENIFIEDVREEFVRDFVFPMFRANTVYEGQYLLGTSIARPLIAKKQIEIARKMGADAVSHGATGKGNDQVRFELGYYGLEPDIHVIAPWREWDFKSREALLDFAEKHQIQIAKDKRGEAPFSVDANLLHSSSEGKVLEDPAVEAPEFVHMRTIAPEDAPDKPTVITIDFEKGDPVAIDGVKLSPAALLTKLNELGRDNGVGRLDLVENRFVGMKSRGVYETPGGTILLAAHRGIESITLDRGAMHLKDELMPKYAELVYNGFWFTPEREMLQAAIDYSQAKVAGQVRVKLYKGNVTVIGRSSPYSLYDQDLVTFEEGKVAYDHRDAGGFIKLNALRLRVLAKRDQRGG; encoded by the coding sequence ATGGCCGCCAAGCCCGTGAAGAAGGTCGTGCTCGCCTATTCGGGCGGCCTCGACACCTCGATCATCCTCAAGTGGCTGCAGACCGAATACGGCGCGGAGGTCATCACCTTCACCGCCGACCTGGGCCAGGGCGAAGAGATCGAGCCGGCGCGCGCCAAGGCGCTGGCGGCGGGCGTGAAGCCGGAGAACATCTTCATCGAGGACGTGCGCGAGGAGTTCGTCCGCGACTTCGTGTTCCCGATGTTCCGGGCCAACACCGTCTATGAGGGCCAGTACCTGCTGGGCACCTCGATCGCCCGTCCGCTGATCGCCAAGAAGCAGATCGAGATCGCCCGCAAGATGGGCGCCGACGCCGTCAGCCACGGCGCGACCGGCAAGGGCAACGACCAGGTCCGCTTCGAGCTCGGCTACTATGGCCTCGAGCCCGACATCCACGTGATCGCCCCCTGGCGCGAGTGGGACTTCAAGTCCCGCGAGGCCCTGCTGGACTTCGCCGAGAAGCACCAGATCCAGATCGCCAAGGACAAGCGCGGCGAGGCCCCGTTCAGCGTCGACGCCAACCTGCTGCACAGCTCGTCGGAAGGTAAGGTCCTGGAGGATCCGGCGGTCGAGGCCCCCGAATTCGTCCACATGCGCACCATCGCTCCGGAAGATGCGCCCGATAAGCCGACCGTCATCACCATCGACTTCGAAAAGGGCGACCCCGTCGCCATCGACGGCGTCAAGCTGTCGCCGGCCGCCCTGCTGACCAAGCTGAACGAGCTGGGTCGCGACAATGGCGTCGGTCGCCTGGACCTGGTCGAGAACCGCTTCGTCGGCATGAAGTCGCGCGGCGTCTACGAGACCCCGGGCGGCACGATCCTGCTGGCCGCCCACCGCGGCATCGAGAGCATCACGCTGGACCGCGGCGCGATGCACCTGAAGGACGAGCTGATGCCGAAGTACGCCGAGCTGGTCTACAACGGCTTCTGGTTCACGCCGGAGCGCGAGATGCTGCAGGCGGCCATCGACTACAGCCAGGCCAAGGTGGCCGGCCAGGTGCGGGTCAAGCTCTACAAGGGCAACGTCACCGTCATCGGCCGCAGCAGCCCGTACTCGCTGTACGACCAGGACCTGGTCACCTTCGAGGAGGGCAAGGTCGCCTACGATCACCGCGACGCCGGCGGCTTCATCAAGCTCAACGCCCTGCGCCTGCGCGTGCTGGCCAAGCGCGACCAGCGCGGCGGCTAG
- a CDS encoding recombinase family protein, whose product MIIGYARTSTTDQKAGLEAQERDLLAAGCERLFIEQVSSVDVVAREQLATALDFVRDGDVLVVTKLDRLARSVSHLLDVSARLKAKGAALRILDLAIDTSTATGELLLTMVGAIAQFERAIMLERQREGIAKAKAEGKYRGRKPTAQAKGAEARELAADGLRPDAIAKRLGISRASAYRLLAQEPPTATLVDG is encoded by the coding sequence ATGATCATCGGATACGCCAGGACTTCGACGACCGACCAAAAGGCCGGCCTTGAGGCGCAGGAGCGGGACCTGTTGGCCGCCGGCTGCGAGCGGCTCTTCATCGAGCAGGTGTCATCGGTTGACGTGGTAGCGCGCGAACAGCTCGCCACGGCGCTCGACTTCGTCCGGGACGGCGACGTCCTGGTCGTGACCAAGCTCGACCGATTGGCCCGCTCGGTGTCGCACCTCCTCGACGTCTCGGCCCGTCTCAAGGCGAAGGGCGCTGCGCTGCGGATCCTCGACCTCGCCATCGACACTTCGACCGCCACTGGCGAGCTGTTGCTGACCATGGTCGGAGCCATCGCCCAGTTCGAGCGCGCCATCATGCTGGAGCGCCAACGGGAGGGCATCGCCAAGGCCAAGGCTGAGGGGAAGTATCGCGGCCGCAAGCCGACGGCGCAGGCGAAAGGAGCGGAAGCGCGAGAGCTGGCGGCCGATGGCCTCCGCCCCGACGCAATCGCCAAGCGCCTCGGGATCAGCCGAGCGTCAGCCTACCGGTTGCTCGCCCAAGAGCCCCCTACGGCGACTCTGGTGGACGGCTAG
- a CDS encoding acyl carrier protein, which translates to MSHLHEQVIALLAEERGLSVSEIDLNSRLLEDLGMDGDDAVEFFDLYEKRFAVDLKPLWGHWRKHFGPEGLGWSDYRFNLAAFACICCMAAGLYWTTLPPWVTPVAGLALITTFGLGWRSERKNKPHVSLTAAHLIEAAVTKRWPLDYSVG; encoded by the coding sequence ATGAGCCACCTTCACGAACAGGTCATCGCCCTCCTGGCCGAGGAGCGCGGACTATCTGTCTCGGAAATCGATCTGAACTCGCGCCTACTGGAGGATTTGGGCATGGACGGTGACGACGCCGTCGAGTTCTTCGACCTGTACGAAAAACGGTTCGCGGTGGATTTGAAACCACTGTGGGGCCACTGGAGAAAGCATTTCGGGCCCGAAGGCCTGGGCTGGTCCGACTATCGCTTCAACCTAGCCGCCTTCGCCTGCATTTGCTGCATGGCCGCGGGATTATACTGGACGACCTTGCCCCCCTGGGTGACGCCAGTGGCGGGTCTCGCGTTGATCACAACCTTCGGGCTCGGATGGCGGAGCGAACGAAAAAACAAACCGCATGTTTCACTGACGGCGGCCCATCTCATTGAGGCAGCCGTTACCAAGCGATGGCCCTTGGACTATTCGGTGGGCTGA
- a CDS encoding tyrosine-type recombinase/integrase translates to MSTRKLPPIKPSASPSKGPGIYQRTGSRNWYVRVHVPPSAGLGDRHIERSLRTSDRTQALKRLPIVVGEIKTEIARMTRGDDGALKPTALRPGKEPEEFVAWWRDRVFKAGGNPDKGDVPRDLEIELDLEAERRLGPEIGVEVDHEGEEHPVYRPEAEQEVVALYALAHGRRSPPDAGLERYIKERHMKPRYADRIRRAVKRLKAWMSKRPGGADIKRLNKLEAALFVDNLVASGITTSTVNSLVSSLATYWSWMERRGLAERNPWAGQQRKPPVKEGAEVRAFTDKEAKALLSGATYVTLHDLMRIAALSGMRINEICNLRVDDAVGDIFNVRDSKTKAGIRRVPIHSELKALVERRSKDKAAADYLIEELKAPESRSKERSAKASERFTAYRRDLGVDEREEGQRVSNVNFHSWRHWFTTKALQAGQPPHLVSAVVGHEAGRSTMTLKVYDSGASDEQLRAVVESVRLPDGVPIGSPSGPKMGDGVRVAV, encoded by the coding sequence ATGTCGACCCGAAAACTGCCCCCCATAAAGCCCTCCGCATCGCCCTCGAAGGGCCCTGGGATCTACCAGCGAACCGGCTCAAGGAACTGGTATGTTCGGGTCCACGTGCCCCCATCAGCGGGCCTCGGTGACCGTCACATCGAGCGCAGCTTACGCACCTCGGATCGCACCCAGGCGCTGAAACGTCTTCCCATCGTCGTCGGCGAGATCAAGACCGAGATCGCCAGGATGACGCGGGGTGACGACGGCGCGCTGAAGCCCACGGCGTTGCGGCCGGGCAAGGAGCCGGAAGAGTTCGTGGCCTGGTGGCGCGACCGCGTCTTCAAGGCGGGCGGTAATCCCGACAAGGGCGACGTGCCTCGCGACCTGGAGATTGAACTCGATCTGGAGGCCGAGCGTCGTCTCGGGCCAGAGATCGGCGTCGAGGTCGACCACGAGGGCGAAGAGCATCCGGTCTATCGGCCTGAAGCGGAGCAAGAGGTCGTGGCCCTCTACGCGCTTGCACACGGGCGGCGTAGCCCGCCGGATGCCGGCCTGGAGCGCTACATCAAAGAGCGCCACATGAAGCCTCGCTACGCTGACCGCATCCGGCGCGCCGTGAAGCGCTTGAAAGCCTGGATGTCGAAGCGGCCCGGCGGCGCGGACATCAAACGGCTGAACAAGCTGGAGGCGGCGCTGTTCGTCGACAATCTGGTGGCCAGCGGCATCACGACCTCGACCGTCAACAGCTTGGTGTCATCGTTGGCCACCTACTGGAGCTGGATGGAGCGCCGTGGCCTCGCCGAGCGAAACCCTTGGGCTGGCCAGCAGCGCAAGCCGCCGGTCAAGGAGGGGGCCGAGGTGCGTGCCTTCACGGACAAGGAAGCCAAGGCGCTCTTGAGTGGCGCGACTTACGTCACCCTGCACGATCTGATGCGGATCGCCGCCCTAAGCGGCATGCGGATCAACGAGATCTGCAACCTACGTGTCGACGACGCCGTGGGCGACATCTTCAACGTGCGCGACTCGAAGACCAAGGCGGGCATTAGACGCGTGCCGATCCACTCGGAACTTAAGGCGCTGGTCGAGCGTCGGTCGAAGGACAAGGCCGCTGCCGACTACCTGATCGAAGAGCTGAAGGCTCCCGAGAGCCGCTCGAAGGAGCGGTCGGCCAAGGCGTCGGAGCGCTTCACGGCCTACCGCCGCGACCTCGGCGTGGATGAGCGGGAAGAGGGGCAGCGCGTCTCCAACGTCAACTTTCACTCCTGGCGACACTGGTTCACCACCAAGGCACTCCAGGCGGGCCAGCCGCCGCACCTGGTGTCGGCCGTCGTTGGTCACGAGGCCGGCAGGTCGACCATGACGCTGAAGGTCTACGACTCCGGCGCATCCGACGAGCAACTCAGGGCGGTGGTCGAGAGCGTGCGGCTACCGGATGGAGTGCCGATTGGCAGTCCTTCCGGGCCTAAAATGGGCGATGGCGTTCGGGTGGCGGTGTAG
- a CDS encoding penicillin acylase family protein — protein MRIGNLLLLSAACAALSATALSAPAWAASPTADLARQRATAAHVQIIRDDWGIAHVHGKSDADAVFGMVYAQAEDDFNRVETNYLTALGRTAEADGEKAVWQDLRMKLFVDPADLQARYAQSPVWLKALMDAWADGLNFYLATHPATKPRVITRFEPWMALSFTEGSIGGDVERISLGELEAFYDQPQLQASAEVKAREFAQAVEFREPTGSNGFAIAPSNTKDGHALLLINPHTSFFFRSELQMSSDAGLNAYGAATWGQFFVYQGFNAHAGWMHTSSTVDVVDEFAETIVRKNGKLFYKYGTEERPVTVSTVEVPYKAADGSLARKTFTVYRTHHGPIIRAADGKWVAFAMMYRPVEALEQSFLRTKATDYASFLKVAELKANSSNNTLFADDKGEVAYLHPQFIPRRDDRFDYTKPVDGSDPATDWKGLHALDEAPHLKNPPNGWLMNTNNWPYSAAGPYSPKPADFPRYMDSVGETPRGVHATRVLSARKDFTLPTLIQAAYDPYLTAFADLIPTLSKAYDETPDGDPVKARLGAQMAALKAWDLKWSEGSTETSLAVFWGEALWAKSAPEAKKAGVSVYKYMAETTTPAQKLAVLAEASDRLTADFGDWRTPWGQINRFQRNDGAIVQHFDDAKPSTPVPFASGQWGSLASFGAKRYPGTKRYYGTSGNSFVAVVEFGPKVKALAVSAGGESGDPKSEHFDDQAQLYADGELRLVYFHPEDLKNHVERTYRPGETP, from the coding sequence TTGCGCATCGGAAACCTGCTTCTGCTGTCGGCCGCCTGCGCGGCGCTTTCAGCGACCGCCCTTTCCGCGCCGGCTTGGGCTGCTTCGCCCACTGCCGACCTGGCCCGCCAGCGCGCCACGGCGGCTCACGTTCAGATCATCCGGGACGACTGGGGGATCGCTCACGTCCACGGCAAGAGCGACGCCGACGCGGTGTTCGGCATGGTCTACGCCCAGGCCGAGGACGACTTCAATCGGGTGGAGACCAACTACCTGACCGCCCTGGGCCGCACAGCGGAGGCTGATGGCGAGAAGGCCGTCTGGCAGGACCTGCGGATGAAGCTGTTCGTCGATCCGGCCGACCTCCAGGCCCGCTACGCCCAGAGCCCCGTCTGGCTGAAGGCGCTGATGGACGCCTGGGCCGACGGGCTGAACTTCTATCTGGCGACCCACCCCGCCACGAAGCCGAGGGTCATCACCCGTTTCGAGCCCTGGATGGCGCTGAGCTTCACCGAGGGCAGCATCGGCGGCGACGTCGAACGGATTTCGCTGGGCGAGCTGGAGGCCTTCTACGACCAGCCCCAGCTGCAGGCCTCGGCCGAGGTCAAGGCCCGCGAGTTCGCCCAAGCCGTGGAATTTCGCGAACCGACCGGCTCCAACGGCTTCGCCATCGCCCCATCCAACACCAAGGACGGCCACGCCCTGCTGCTGATCAACCCGCACACCTCGTTCTTCTTCCGCTCGGAGCTGCAGATGAGCAGCGACGCGGGGCTGAACGCCTATGGCGCGGCCACCTGGGGCCAGTTCTTCGTTTATCAGGGCTTCAACGCCCATGCCGGCTGGATGCACACCTCCAGCACGGTCGACGTGGTGGACGAGTTCGCCGAGACGATCGTCCGGAAGAACGGCAAGCTGTTCTACAAATACGGGACCGAGGAACGGCCGGTGACGGTTTCGACCGTCGAGGTGCCCTACAAGGCCGCCGACGGGTCGCTGGCCCGCAAGACCTTCACCGTCTATCGCACCCACCACGGCCCGATCATCCGCGCGGCCGACGGCAAATGGGTGGCCTTCGCCATGATGTACAGGCCGGTCGAGGCGCTGGAGCAGTCGTTCCTGCGCACCAAGGCGACCGACTACGCCAGCTTCCTGAAAGTGGCCGAGCTGAAGGCCAATTCCTCGAACAACACGCTGTTCGCCGACGACAAGGGCGAGGTCGCCTATCTGCACCCGCAGTTCATACCCCGCCGCGACGACCGCTTCGACTACACCAAGCCGGTCGACGGGTCGGACCCTGCCACCGACTGGAAAGGCCTGCACGCGCTCGACGAGGCGCCGCACCTGAAGAACCCGCCCAATGGCTGGCTGATGAACACCAACAACTGGCCCTATTCGGCGGCCGGTCCCTACAGCCCCAAGCCGGCCGACTTCCCGCGCTACATGGACAGCGTCGGCGAGACGCCGCGCGGGGTCCACGCCACGCGGGTGCTCTCCGCCCGCAAGGACTTCACCCTGCCGACCCTGATCCAGGCCGCCTACGATCCCTACCTGACCGCCTTCGCCGACCTGATCCCGACGTTATCGAAGGCCTATGACGAGACGCCCGACGGCGACCCGGTCAAGGCGCGGCTTGGCGCGCAGATGGCGGCGCTGAAGGCCTGGGACCTGAAATGGTCGGAAGGCTCCACCGAGACCTCGCTGGCGGTGTTCTGGGGCGAGGCCCTGTGGGCCAAGTCGGCGCCCGAAGCCAAGAAGGCCGGCGTGTCGGTCTACAAGTACATGGCCGAGACCACGACGCCGGCCCAGAAGCTGGCGGTCCTGGCCGAGGCCTCGGACCGGTTGACCGCCGACTTCGGCGACTGGCGCACGCCCTGGGGCCAGATCAACCGCTTCCAGCGCAACGACGGCGCCATCGTCCAGCACTTCGACGACGCCAAGCCCTCGACCCCAGTGCCCTTCGCCTCGGGCCAGTGGGGCTCACTGGCCTCGTTCGGGGCCAAGCGCTATCCGGGCACGAAGCGGTACTACGGAACCAGCGGCAACAGCTTCGTCGCGGTCGTGGAGTTCGGGCCGAAGGTGAAGGCCCTGGCGGTGTCGGCCGGCGGTGAAAGCGGCGATCCCAAGTCGGAGCACTTCGACGATCAGGCCCAGCTCTACGCCGACGGCGAATTGCGGTTGGTCTACTTCCATCCGGAAGACCTGAAGAACCACGTTGAGCGGACGTATCGGCCGGGCGAGACACCATGA
- a CDS encoding helix-turn-helix transcriptional regulator, with protein MRNKGERDRIGYLLAEREIVAQFDPLPLGPRKPVDTRDWFFESQAAEILGITKRALERRRQRGTGPANHQRIGRTCYYLDDIDAWVASKPKAYKPPPSYGE; from the coding sequence GTGCGTAACAAGGGCGAAAGAGATCGGATTGGCTATCTGCTGGCGGAGAGGGAGATCGTCGCGCAGTTCGATCCGCTGCCCCTCGGCCCCCGCAAGCCGGTGGATACCCGGGACTGGTTCTTCGAGTCTCAGGCCGCCGAGATCCTCGGGATCACCAAGCGGGCCCTGGAGCGTCGCCGGCAGCGGGGCACAGGTCCGGCCAACCATCAACGCATCGGCCGAACCTGCTACTACCTCGACGACATCGACGCCTGGGTGGCGAGCAAGCCCAAGGCTTACAAGCCCCCGCCGAGCTACGGCGAGTGA